The following are from one region of the Coffea eugenioides isolate CCC68of chromosome 2, Ceug_1.0, whole genome shotgun sequence genome:
- the LOC113763718 gene encoding uncharacterized protein LOC113763718 isoform X2, with product MFPFFNHFPFQPNANANPPSAAQQVLGNNPGNFAPNPVQIQPQMGLINPQASIPFSNPSAHFGPNQIMNFPVAMNQMNNRSSSQSWPQIFGQNLNLGFPNQMHPDMNRIFQLQMSNFSAQAVPVNLSLAQNSAFIANTQPSDLNLSQNLAFVGNTRPAGIGLPQNIAFAANSQLGFVGSGGVVQQMANSNNGTHNATQQLQGISGSVQGFGRTPPSQNQTICHFQPSKFQGDLKNGMGTCMMRKNGKSPLHKNCKRNSKHESPRNGFLKPKFDRMQNAKRNFNCPDMWLRRGNGNAGERHISAVNSSIQAQVNKKRPMSLTYSEKEIQDWREERKKNYPSKANMEKKLMEKLTKPEVSDKVAKLRRQQLKEILAKQAELGCEVAEIPSSYLSDSEQQVHESKESTRTFSKKRNFQNKFNKRGRFNQNDCFSKMEAVANHDSFNANNHNGRLVKQRLANDNLISHRSASKREPTLLRKLLGSEIRRDRHHLFQVFRFMVINSFFDDWPEKPLEFPVVMVKDIADEDELYEGNLVKERKDGSEGILGKTEESTSSDDLNDDNPTGKEKPTGLLEVVNSGQATGCLGGGEAQEEEGEIID from the exons ATGTTTCCTTTCTTCAACCACTTCCCTTTCCAGCCCAATGCTAATGCCAACCCTCCTTCGGCTGCTCAACAG GTTTTGGGTAACAACCCCGGTAATTTTGCCCCAAACCCTGTTCAAATTCAGCCACAAATGGGGTTAATCAACCCTCAAGCAAGCATCCCATTCAGCAATCCAAGTGCCCATTTTGGTCCTAACCAAATTATGAATTTTCCCGTTGCTATGAACCAAATGAATAATAGGAGCAGTTCTCAGTCATGGCCTCAAATTTTTGGTCAGAATCTTAATTTGGGCTTCCCAAACCAAATGCATCCAGATATGAATCGAATTTTCCAACTGCAAATGTCAAATTTCAGCGCTCAAGCTGTACCTGTCAACCTTAGTCTTGCTCAAAATTCTGCGTTTATTGCGAACACCCAGCCTTCCGATCTTAATCTTTCTCAGAATCTTGCCTTTGTTGGGAATACCCGGCCTGCTGGTATTGGTCTTCCTCAAAATATTGCCTTTGCGGCGAATTCCCAGCTGGGCTTTGTGGGTTCTGGTGGTGTTGTGCAACAGATGGCGAACTCTAATAATGGGACACATAATGCTACTCAGCAATTGCAAGGGATTTCAGGTTCAGTGCAGGGCTTTGGTCGCACTCCTCCCTCCCAAAATCAGACAATTTGCCACTTTCAgccttcaaaatttcag GGTGACCTAAAAAATGGAATGGGGACTTGTATGAtgaggaaaaatggaaaaagtcCTCTCCACAAGAATTGTAAGAGGAATTCAAAACATGAATCACCACGAAATGG ATTTCTGAAGCCCAAGTTCGATAGAATGCAAAATGCTAAAAGAAACTTCAATTGCCCTGATATGTGGTTAAGAAGAG GAAATGGGAATGCTGGGGAAAGACATATCTCTGCTGTAAATTCTTCCATCCAAGCTCAAGTTAATAAAAAGAG ACCAATGTCTTTGACCTACTCTGAAAAAGAAATCCAGGACTGGCgtgaagaaaggaagaaaaattacCCATCAAAAGCAAATATGGAGAAG AAGTTAATGGAAAAGCTGACAAAGCCAGAAGTCAGTGACAAGGTTGCCAAACTGCGGCGCCAG CAACTCAAAGAGATTTTGGCAAAGCAGGCTGAGTTAGGTTGTGAAGTAGCTGAAATACCATCATCCTATTTGTCAGATTCAGAGCAGCAAGTGCATGAAAGCAAAGAAAGCACAAGGACTTTCAGCAAGAAGAGAAATTTCCAGAACAAGTTCAACAAAAGAGGAAGATTTAATCAAAATGACTGCTTCTCTAAAATGGAAGCTGTTGCAAACCATGATTCATTTAATGCAAATAACCACAATGGTCGCTTGGTCAAGCAAAGATTGGCAAATGATAACTTGATTAGCCACCGTTCGGCAAGTAAAAGGGAGCCTACACTATTGCGGAAGCTTCTCGGTTCAGAAATTAGGAGGGATAGGCACCACCTATTCCAAGTTTTCAGGTTCATGGTAATTAACTCTTTCTTTGATGATTGGCCTGAAaagcctttggaatttcctgtgGTGATGGTCAAGGACATAGCAGATGAGGATGAACTGTATGAGGGGAACCTTGTGAAGGAAAGGAAAGATGGTAGTGAAGGCATTCTGGGGAAAACTGAAGAATCAACTTCCAGCGATGATCTTAATGATGACAACCCCACAGGAAAGGAAAAGCCTACAGGGTTGCTCGAGGTAGTTAATTCTGGTCAGGCGACGGGCTGTTTGGGAGGAGGAGAAGCTCAAGAAGAGGAAGGAGAAATAATTGActaa
- the LOC113763718 gene encoding uncharacterized protein LOC113763718 isoform X1 → MFPFFNHFPFQPNANANPPSAAQQQVLGNNPGNFAPNPVQIQPQMGLINPQASIPFSNPSAHFGPNQIMNFPVAMNQMNNRSSSQSWPQIFGQNLNLGFPNQMHPDMNRIFQLQMSNFSAQAVPVNLSLAQNSAFIANTQPSDLNLSQNLAFVGNTRPAGIGLPQNIAFAANSQLGFVGSGGVVQQMANSNNGTHNATQQLQGISGSVQGFGRTPPSQNQTICHFQPSKFQGDLKNGMGTCMMRKNGKSPLHKNCKRNSKHESPRNGFLKPKFDRMQNAKRNFNCPDMWLRRGNGNAGERHISAVNSSIQAQVNKKRPMSLTYSEKEIQDWREERKKNYPSKANMEKKLMEKLTKPEVSDKVAKLRRQQLKEILAKQAELGCEVAEIPSSYLSDSEQQVHESKESTRTFSKKRNFQNKFNKRGRFNQNDCFSKMEAVANHDSFNANNHNGRLVKQRLANDNLISHRSASKREPTLLRKLLGSEIRRDRHHLFQVFRFMVINSFFDDWPEKPLEFPVVMVKDIADEDELYEGNLVKERKDGSEGILGKTEESTSSDDLNDDNPTGKEKPTGLLEVVNSGQATGCLGGGEAQEEEGEIID, encoded by the exons ATGTTTCCTTTCTTCAACCACTTCCCTTTCCAGCCCAATGCTAATGCCAACCCTCCTTCGGCTGCTCAACAG CAGGTTTTGGGTAACAACCCCGGTAATTTTGCCCCAAACCCTGTTCAAATTCAGCCACAAATGGGGTTAATCAACCCTCAAGCAAGCATCCCATTCAGCAATCCAAGTGCCCATTTTGGTCCTAACCAAATTATGAATTTTCCCGTTGCTATGAACCAAATGAATAATAGGAGCAGTTCTCAGTCATGGCCTCAAATTTTTGGTCAGAATCTTAATTTGGGCTTCCCAAACCAAATGCATCCAGATATGAATCGAATTTTCCAACTGCAAATGTCAAATTTCAGCGCTCAAGCTGTACCTGTCAACCTTAGTCTTGCTCAAAATTCTGCGTTTATTGCGAACACCCAGCCTTCCGATCTTAATCTTTCTCAGAATCTTGCCTTTGTTGGGAATACCCGGCCTGCTGGTATTGGTCTTCCTCAAAATATTGCCTTTGCGGCGAATTCCCAGCTGGGCTTTGTGGGTTCTGGTGGTGTTGTGCAACAGATGGCGAACTCTAATAATGGGACACATAATGCTACTCAGCAATTGCAAGGGATTTCAGGTTCAGTGCAGGGCTTTGGTCGCACTCCTCCCTCCCAAAATCAGACAATTTGCCACTTTCAgccttcaaaatttcag GGTGACCTAAAAAATGGAATGGGGACTTGTATGAtgaggaaaaatggaaaaagtcCTCTCCACAAGAATTGTAAGAGGAATTCAAAACATGAATCACCACGAAATGG ATTTCTGAAGCCCAAGTTCGATAGAATGCAAAATGCTAAAAGAAACTTCAATTGCCCTGATATGTGGTTAAGAAGAG GAAATGGGAATGCTGGGGAAAGACATATCTCTGCTGTAAATTCTTCCATCCAAGCTCAAGTTAATAAAAAGAG ACCAATGTCTTTGACCTACTCTGAAAAAGAAATCCAGGACTGGCgtgaagaaaggaagaaaaattacCCATCAAAAGCAAATATGGAGAAG AAGTTAATGGAAAAGCTGACAAAGCCAGAAGTCAGTGACAAGGTTGCCAAACTGCGGCGCCAG CAACTCAAAGAGATTTTGGCAAAGCAGGCTGAGTTAGGTTGTGAAGTAGCTGAAATACCATCATCCTATTTGTCAGATTCAGAGCAGCAAGTGCATGAAAGCAAAGAAAGCACAAGGACTTTCAGCAAGAAGAGAAATTTCCAGAACAAGTTCAACAAAAGAGGAAGATTTAATCAAAATGACTGCTTCTCTAAAATGGAAGCTGTTGCAAACCATGATTCATTTAATGCAAATAACCACAATGGTCGCTTGGTCAAGCAAAGATTGGCAAATGATAACTTGATTAGCCACCGTTCGGCAAGTAAAAGGGAGCCTACACTATTGCGGAAGCTTCTCGGTTCAGAAATTAGGAGGGATAGGCACCACCTATTCCAAGTTTTCAGGTTCATGGTAATTAACTCTTTCTTTGATGATTGGCCTGAAaagcctttggaatttcctgtgGTGATGGTCAAGGACATAGCAGATGAGGATGAACTGTATGAGGGGAACCTTGTGAAGGAAAGGAAAGATGGTAGTGAAGGCATTCTGGGGAAAACTGAAGAATCAACTTCCAGCGATGATCTTAATGATGACAACCCCACAGGAAAGGAAAAGCCTACAGGGTTGCTCGAGGTAGTTAATTCTGGTCAGGCGACGGGCTGTTTGGGAGGAGGAGAAGCTCAAGAAGAGGAAGGAGAAATAATTGActaa